CCGCCCCTGCCATGGTTCGCGCCTGGCCTCGATCACCAGCCGGCCGCCCTCCACCCGCGCATTTTCAGCACGCGCGTGCGTGTAGTACTGCGCCTCCCGATTGCGGATCACGCCCACCTCGTAGGTCCAACGAGCGGAGTCGGGGAGGCCGTCACGCTCAAACTCGTCCGCCCAGGCCAGCCGCCATTCGGCCTGAGTCAGCGGCGTCACTGCGAGCACCAGCCCAATGCTCAACCCCCACGTCCTCTGCATACATCACCTCCGTAACTCAGGAGTCTACCACTGCCAGGTCAGCGCGGCATGCACTCCGACATCTGCGCTGTTCGAAAAGCGGAACACGTTCTCCACCAGCGCCACCTCGATGACGAGGCCTTCGCGAAGCCGGTGCTTCACGCCAAGCTGGACCTCATGCGCCGGTTCGGAAAACGTGTGGTAGCGTCGCGCCACCGGCGAAGTGAGCAGATATTGCGCCAGCAACGCAGTGCGGTCGGTGAGGTCGAACCGCACGCCCGTCAGCGCGCTCAGCTCCTCCGATCGTAGTTCGATACCCGCCAGCCGGCGCGCCGGCGCATGCGTGAAACTTCCGCCGCCATACACGACCCACCGCGAGCGGCCCAGACGCTGAAAGGCCAGCAGCGAACCGCCCCACAGCGGATTTCCCAGCCCCTCGAGACGGCGCTGGCGGCCGGTGGGCAGCGTCAGACCAAGGTGCGCGAAAAGCACCGGCCCCCTCGCCGCGCGGGAACGATGCACGAGCGTCGCAAACACCGGCACATCCCCAATCCCCCAGGACTCGTCGTCATCCTCGAAGGTCCGTCCATCAGGGCCGGTAAACCGGATCCGGAACCGGTTGCGCGGAAAGTCCTCCCGGTTGGCGTTGCCAATGCGGACGGTGCGATGAAACCATTCGATCGCTCCGTCACCGACCCCCCCCGACCGACCAATGATCGGCAGCCCCACCGACAGTCGAAAATTCTCCGAAACCGCGCGGGTCAGCGTCACGTCCGCTGCGAACCATTCGCCATCCATCAGGTACGCGTCCTGCCGATGCAGCCAGACATTCCCGAGCGTCAGGGCGGCTCTCAAGGCATACCGCCCGGCCCCCAACGTCTCGGTGCTCGCGTAGCCGACGTTGGGGCGCAGCAAATGCCCCGGAGAAACGGTGCGCAATGCCAGATGGCCAAGCCCGTCGGCGGGAGGAGGCTCGTCGGCCACGACCGCCAGGGTCGCGCTGAGTGCCAGAAACAGGACAAAGCCCCCTAACTGCATCGGCCGCAGTGTAGCCGCCGCCGCCC
This genomic window from Kiritimatiellia bacterium contains:
- a CDS encoding DUF3187 family protein, translating into MRELSTHKAGERLRWPDSPAGAAAATLRPMQLGGFVLFLALSATLAVVADEPPPADGLGHLALRTVSPGHLLRPNVGYASTETLGAGRYALRAALTLGNVWLHRQDAYLMDGEWFAADVTLTRAVSENFRLSVGLPIIGRSGGVGDGAIEWFHRTVRIGNANREDFPRNRFRIRFTGPDGRTFEDDDESWGIGDVPVFATLVHRSRAARGPVLFAHLGLTLPTGRQRRLEGLGNPLWGGSLLAFQRLGRSRWVVYGGGSFTHAPARRLAGIELRSEELSALTGVRFDLTDRTALLAQYLLTSPVARRYHTFSEPAHEVQLGVKHRLREGLVIEVALVENVFRFSNSADVGVHAALTWQW